The following nucleotide sequence is from Candidatus Zixiibacteriota bacterium.
TGGTGATTGTCAGTTTAGCCGAATCTCTGCCGTCTTTGTTGTAACCGGTCAGTGTGTAGCCGGTCGGAACGGCAGGCTTGATCCAGACTGTCCCCGATTGCGCACTTGGCAGACGGCTGCCGGGGGACAACACCAGTGAGTCGGCATCAGCGGCGGCATAGGTGATAAGCGATGAATCACCGGGTGCGATGTCGGTCGGTGCCGCGCTGAATTGGGTGATACGAGGCAGTATCTTGGGTGCGGTAGACTTCTTGCTGCAGGTGACGAGCAGTGACATGCTGAAGACAGCCGCAGAAGATATGAGTGCAAGTTCTTTGTAGTTCATTGGTTCAACGTTGATATCAACATAACAATGCAACGCGGTCAGAGTTCATCGCGAATTTGAATCCGAAGAGTCTGCTATGGCCGTAAATAGAACTTGAGGGCCGCGCCAAGATTCAGGTACCTGGGTCGGTAGCCAGAGGCAAGAAACTCGATACTGTTGACCGAGGCAACGGTAACGAAGGAAGAATTGTCCGCGGCTTGCCATATTTTTGCCTCGGCACCGAAATTGGCGCTGGCGGCAACATTCGCTTCGTATTCGGATTCAATCCCTCTGCCGCTGTAGCCGGTCAGGCCGCCAATGATGCCAAGCCCGATGTATGGGGACCAAGGAGAGGTCTGAAGACTGCTCAGGTGGAAGTTCATGTTGAACCTGACATCGAACTGGTGGAAATTCGGAATGAGGGCATACTGATCGTCAAACGTCTGCCTGGCGTATTCTGCCAGTTCGGCCTTGGTGTACGAGAAGCCGATCGAGTACATGAGACGCTCGGCTCTCAGTGTCCCGAACGTGAAGCCGAGGTGAAAGGTGTTGTCCCAGAGGCTGTCAGCGCCAATATCAACCGGGCGGTCCTGCTGATCGACAAAGCTAAGGGGGCCGATCTGGTCGTAACTCCCAACCGGGCTGGAATAACCGCCGTAGATTTCGAGGACATTAAACCGCCTGGCCACCCGCCCGATAGCAAACACGTCTGAGGTGAGAGTAAGCAGCATCAAAGGGGTGACGGTCAATATCCAGAATTTCCTGTTCATACTTGTCTCCCAATATGTTGAAGGAGCCACGAAGCTCTCGTTATATAGCCCGATTTGACCGTTTTGTCAAACGGAACTACCGGCACGATTCCATATATCTTTGTACAATTCTGTCAGCCGGGCGTCGAGATTTTCTATACGAATAAGGGCCATTACCGCTTGTTTATTTATCACTTGCACTGATAAGATTACTGGATATATTGGTCGGGTTATAGAAGACGCTTGTTACTGATTTCACAAACGGGCAGTTGACACATATATGGCAAAGACTAAGATCGTCATTATTGGAGCAGGTGTTATGGGCCAGGGGCTTGCCGAAACCATCTCCGAAGCGGGCCACGAGGTCACCATGATCGACCGAAATATCAAGCTCGCCGAGCGAGGGCTGAAGAAGATCGGCGAGGCTATCGACCGCGAAATCGGTCGATGGGGGTATACCAAGTCCGACAAGAAGGCGATCCTTGCCAGGATCTACCCGTCCGCCGATATGTCGGAAATGGATGGCGCGGAACTGGTACTGGAAGCGATCTGGGAGAATCTTGACGAGAAGCGGGCGCTGCTCCGCGAACTCGATGCGGTCTGTGATCCCGAGTCGGTTTTGATCACGACAACAGCCACCCTATCCATATCGGAGATTGCCTCGGCCACCAATCATCCGCAGAAAGTAATCGGCATTCATTTTCTAACGCCGGTCACCAAGGTGCCGCTGGTGGAGGTTGTGAAAGGACTCAAGACCGATGACGCAACCTTCCGCAAAGCGGTGGAATTCGCCCAGATGCTGGACAAAAAGTGGATCACGGTCAACGAATATCCCGGGTACGTGACGACTCGCATTATCGTGCCGATGCTCAACGAGGCCATGCACGTATTGATGGAAGGAACCGCCAGCGCAGAAGATATTGACGAAGCCATGAAGCTAGGGTTCGGATTCAACGTGGGACCGCTGGCGCTGGCTGATATGATGGGGCTGGACGTGGTCATGTCGTGGATGATGAACCTATTGGGAGAGCTGGCGGACAACAAATACAGTCCCTGCCCGCTCCTGCGCAAGCTGGTCCGCGCCGGCAACCTCGGCGTCAAGACAGGCAAGGGATTTTTTGAATATGACGTGGAGGGGAATCGTCTGGATGCGCGCGTCAACGGCGCACGGGAGGCAACAACATGAAAATCCTGGTCCTCAACTGCGGTTCATCATCGGTAAAGTACCAACTGATCGATATGGAATCACAGGTGGCGTTAGCCAAAGGGCTGGTGTCACGTATCGGCATGTCTGAATCGGTCCTGACACACAAGCCGTTCGACCGGCCCGAGGTCAAAGTCTCGGCAGAGATTCTGGATCATATCGTGGCGGTTGAATACGTGGTATCGATCCTCCTGTCATCGAATCATGGCGTCATCAAGGACAAGAACGAGATCAACGCCATCGGGCACCGCGTCGTCCATGGCGGCGAGGAATTCACCGATTCTATTCTCATCACGCCGGAATTGATGTCTACTCTCCGCCAGCTCATCGAGTTGGCGCCGCTGCATAATCCACATAACATTCGAGGCATTAACGCCTGCTCCAAGACACTGCCCAATGTCCCGCAGGTGGCCGTATTCGATACGGCGTTCCACTATCAGATGCCTCCGTTCGCCTATATCTATGGCATTCCGTATCTGTTCTACAAGAAGTACGGCATCCGGCGTTACGGCTTCCACGGCACCTCACACAAGTATGTCAGCGAGCGAGCCGCGAAGATGCTCGGGCGGCCGCTGTCGGAACTCAAAATCATCACCTGTCATCTTGGCAACGGAGCTTCGATGGCGGCAGTGGACCGGGGAGTTTCCGTTGACACCTCGATGGGGTTTACGCCGCTCGAAGGGCTTCTTATGGGGACCCGATCCGGCGATATCGACCCCGCCATTATCCTGCATATCATGGCACGAGAAGAGCTGTCGCTGCACGAAGCAAGCACGCTTCTGAACAAGCATTCCGGATTGGCCGGCATCTCCGGTGTTTCATCGGATATGCGGGAGATCATATCGGCCGCCGGCTCAGGAAATGCCAATGCCAAACTATCGCTCGAAGTGTTCTGTTATCGTATACGCAAGTATCTTGGGGGGTATGCCGCAGCAATGGGGGGGCTGGACTGCATCGTATTCACCGCCGGCGTGGGAGAGAACTCCCCGATCGTGCGGCAACTGAGCTGCCAACACCTGGAGTTCCTCGGTGTACTGATCGACGACACCCGCAACAAAGCGGCTATCGGCAAAGAAGTTGATATCTCCGCTGATGGCGCCAGAGTGCGCGTCCTGTCAATTCCGACCAATGAAGAGCTGGTGATCGCCCGCGATACACAGCGGATAGTGGAGGAAAGGGCCAAAGTCCCTGCCGCAAAGACGTGAGTCTCCACACCGATAATTCGCACAAAAACATATCGGCCCGCCGATCTCAGATCGACGGGCCGTTTTGTAACAAACTGAAATGTCTGATGTCACAGGTTGTTGATGATGTGAGTGGCGAATTGCGAGGTACTCACTCGTGTCGCCCCCTCCATCTGCCGCTCCAGGTCGTAGGTGACGGTCTTCTGTTGAATCGTTTTCTCCAGTGCCCTCTCAATACTCACGGCCGCTTCATCCCAGCCGAGATACTGTAGCATCAGGACCGCCGACAGCAACAGCGAACCGGGATTCACCATGTCCTTGTCGGCATACTTCGGCGCGGTGCCGTGGGTAGCCTCGAACATGCCTATGAAGTCTCCAATGTTGGCTCCAGGAGCCATCCCCAGACCGCCAACCTGCGCCGCCAGAGCATCGGAGAGATAGTCGCCGTTCAGATTGGGTGTTGCGACGACATCGTATTCGTCGGCACGCGTCAGCACCTGTTGGAACATTGAGTCCGCGATGCGATCTTTGATGACGATCTTCCCTGCCGGCACGGTGCCACCGTGCTTGGAGGTCACGTCTTCCTCGGTAACGAATCGGTCTCCGAACTCCTTCGTCGCAACTTCGTATCCCCAGTCACGAAATGCCCCCTCGGTGTATTTCATAATGTTCCCTTTGTGCACGAGCGTGACGGATTTGCGGTTCTTGTCGATCGCAAACTGAACTGCCTTACGCACAAGCCGTTTCGATCCGGTGGCGGACATCGGCTTGATACCGACACCGGAATCAGGCCTGATGCTCGTTTTCATACTCTTATTAAGCCAGGCGATGACCTTTTTGGCTTCGGCAGACCCTTTCTTCCATTCGATGCCGGCGTAGACATCCTCGGTGTTCTCACGGAAGATCACCACGTTGACTCTTTCCGGATGAACGACCGGCGAGCCGACACCGGGGAAATACCGAACCGGCCGCACGCAGGCGTACAGGTTCATCACCTGCCGAATCGTGACATTGAGTGACCGGAACCCACCGCCGATTGGCGTGGTGAGCGGTCCCTTGATGCCGACATAGTATTTCTTGACGGCATCGATAGTTTCCTTGGGCAGCCACTCATCATACAGCTCGTTGGCTTTCTCGCCGGCGTAGACATCCATCCAGGCGATCCGCTTTTTACCACCGTATGCTTTGGCAACAGCCGCATCGACCACCCGACGAGTCGCTTTCATGATGTCACGGCCGATGCCGTCACCTTCGATGCAGGGAATGATCGGGTTGTCCGGAACCACGAGCTTTTTATTCTTGACCGTGATGGGAGCGCCGCCGGCAGGGACGACGATATGTTTGTATTTGGCCATAACAACTCCTTTAGTAGCCAAGGATCTTAAGATGCTCTTTGTAGGTGGCGGCGGATTTTTGCAGCGCACCCAGTTCGTCCTTGTCGAGCTTTAGCTCCAGGACCTTTTCAAGTCCCTTGGCGCCCAGCACCACTGGCACGCCGATGTAGATATCTTTGATGCCGTACTGTCCGGTGAGATGAGCAGAGGCCGCCAGCACTCGCTTCTCATCAGCAAAGACAGATTTCACCATATCGACTGAAGCTGCCGCCGGGGCATAGTACGCCGAACCAGATTTGAGCAGACGGACAATTTCGCCGCCGCCGTCGGCGGTGCGGTCGCAGATCGCCTTGATGCGTTCAGCCGAGATGAGCTCGGAGATCGGCACACCGGAAACGGTGGTATAACGCGGCAGCGGCACCATGGTATCACCATGCCCGCCCAGCACCATCGCCTGCGTATCGGTGACCGCTACGCCGAGTTCCATGGCCACGAAGGTGCGGAATCGGATCGAATCCAGCACGCCCGCCTGACCGAACACACGATTAGTCGGGAACCCAGTGACTTTCTGCATGTGGAAAGTCATCAGGTCGAGCGGGTTGGAGACCACGATTACGAATGCCTTCGGCGCGTGCTTTTTGATGTTCTCAGCCGCCGAGCCGACAATCTCGGCGTTCTTAGTGAGCAGGTCCTCGCGCGTCATGCCGGGCTTGCGGGCGAGACCGGCGGTCATGACGACAATATCGGCGCCAGCGATATCTTTGTAGTCGATGCTGCCGGTAACACGCGAGTTATACCCGCGAACCGGTCCCGCTTGGGTCAGGTCGAGCGCCTTTCCCTGCGGAATACCGTCAATGATATCCACCAGCACGATATCGGCCAGGTTGGCTTCGGCCAGGTATTGGGCGCACGCAGCGCCGACATTACCGGCGCCGATAACTGCGATCTTCTTGTTCATCGTTCCATCCTCTACGTTACAATTCCCATATAAGACACGTAACTCGAATGTCTACGTAACCAACACGGTGTGACCGGCGTCATGGACAACCGCAACTCGGGCGCCACTTCTCCCCTTCGTCCTGTCACGCACGAACGCGGTGACATCGCGAACCGGCTCAAAATACACTTTGCGAACAACATCATCGTCAAGCTCGGAGTGGATGCATACGTCGATGCGCCGGCTCAGGGCATTGACCCTCGATAGCTTATGGGAGCCAAAGCGCGGGACTCCATCAACCGGCGCATTAGTCTGTCTGTCCCATGTCTCCGCCAGGTGAAAGAAGTAACCGGAGCCAATGCCTTCAAGACACGGCGATATCACAATTGCGGCGCCGCCATTGGCGACCGCCAACTGGCAATTCTCGAGCGCTTTCTGCGCCTGATACAGATTCTTGTTTAGCGGTGAGAGCAACTCGCACAGCGCGATATCGTAGCGGGTCTTGACCTTGCGCGAATATATCTGTTCTGCCAGACCAACCGCCTGTGCGAAGCTTTCGCGGATATCGCCGATGAAAGCGCCCGCAAGTCCGCCGTGTGCATCAGCCACCAACTGGATGGACACGATGTTGTCTATCGGCAGCAGATCGAGCAGCGCATCGAGATGCTCGGAGACAGGGTTCCCTTTCAGTTTGAGGGGCGCCGCATCCAGTGAATTTGCGAGGTTGTGATTTCGCTCTATGGAGGCCAGATCCATGAGCCCTGGGAAGATAGATTTTCGCCCGCCGGTGAACCCGGCAAAGAAATGCGGCTCAACGGAACCGATGACGAGGACCTTCTCGAATTCGAAAAGGCGTTGGTCGCCATACACGGCTGCACCGAAAGAATCGGTGCCGAGACAGCGCATCGAACTCTGGTCGGTGGCGTCATGTGAAGTCACACGCGAATAAACAGAATCATGATGTCGTTCGAAGATTGACCGAAGTTGCTCATGGTTCGGTGGCTTGTGTGAGCCGGTGGCTATGATGAAATGAGCCCGATTCAGCACGCCCGGCGACAGGTTTTCCAACCAAGTCAGAACGGTCGCTGTCGGCGTGTGACGGTAGGCATCGTTGACCACTACCAGCAGCGAGTCACCATCGAGATGGGCATCGAGATTCGCTGCCAGTGCCCGTTCGCAAAACTCGACAGGTCCGAAATTCATTGGCGCCCTCGCGGCATCGAAACTGTCGACGATCACGCCTTCCGGAATCTCAACCTCAAGGCGCACGTCACCGTATGCCAGCGACACAGTCATAAACTCCAGCGTCCGGCCGATGCCCGCACAGCGTCATCAGCCCGGGAAGAAGAACGCGATCTCCTTGGCGGCATTATCGTCCGAGTCGGACGCATGCACCGAATTTTTCTCTATATCACGGCCGATCTCGTTGCGGATCGTGCCGCAGGCCGCCTTCGCAGGATCAGTGGCGCCCACCAACTCACGGAGTGCCAAGACGGCGTTGTCTCTTTCAAGTGCCATGGTCACGATGGGTCCCGCACTCATGTACTTCACCAAGCTGTTCAAGAACGGTTTCCCCTCGTGAACAGCGTAGAAGCGGCGTGCCTCGGCTTCGCTCAGCCGCACCAGCCGCATCGCTACGATCCGGAAGCGGGCAGCTTCGAGCCGCGCTATGACATGGCCGATCAGATTCCGTTCGGTTGCGTCCGGTTTTATCATCAGTAATGTCTTGCTCATCGATCCTTCCCTGTGTAGCAGGTATCATGCCTTCTTGATTTTCAATGCCTCGCGGAAGCCGATCTCGATAGCCTTCCGGTTTTTCTCTTCAGTACCGCGAGGCGCGCGAGCCAAAACGGAGTTCGTCAGCGATTCGCGACTGACGATCCCGGTCAGAGCCGCAATCGCCGCCAGTGCGATGACATTGGCCACCATGACATGCCCCGCCTCCTCGCGGGCCAGCCGAGTAAACGGCAGGCCGTAGTAACTCTCGGTGGGGATCTCGGTTACTAACGTTGTGTCCACTATCAGCGTGCCGTCTGGCTTCAAGTCGCAATAGTATTTGTCCATTGACTCCTGCGTCATGGCCAGGAGCAGGTCCAGCTTGATCGCCTTGGGGTAAAAGATCTCATTGGAGGAGATCACGACGTCTGACTTGGAGGCACCGCCGCGCGCCTCCGGTCCGTACGACTGGGACTGTGTGACATTGCGTCCGTCGCCGCCACCGATCGCCTCGCCCAAAATAACCGAAGCGAGGATCATCCCCTGACCACCCGAACCGGAGAGCCGAAGCTCGAACCGATCCTGCGGAATCTGTATCTTGTCAAGGAGCTTGTGCGACACGATCACTTGCCTCCTCTCACGGATTCGACAGTCCGCTGGTACTCGTCGCAGAACTCTGTCTTGTCGTTTTCGTGAAGAACACCGATAACGAATTTATCCTTCAGTTCCTCCGCCGACATTTCCCTCGACTTGGCCAGCGTGACTGTCCGTTCTTTGAACGTTTGCAGCATGGCGACGGCGTCACCGAGGCGGTTGAGCCGTCCAAAATAGGTGTGGCAGTTGGAGATCGCCTCGACCACCGAGAAACCACGGTGCTGAATGGCCTGTTGGATTACCTTTTCAAGCTGCGGTGCATGATACACCGTACCGCGGGCAACAAAGGAAGCTCCGGCTGCCTGGGCCAGACTGCAGGGGTCAAACGACTTTTCGGCGTTGCCATACGGCGTGGTCGTGGAGAAGGCGTTCGCCGGCGTGGTCGGAGACCCCTGACCGCCGGTCATGCCATAGATATGGTTGTTGATCAAGATTGTTGTGATATCGATGTTGCGGCGGCAGGCATGGATGAAGTGATTGCCTCCGATCGCAAGAGCGTCGCCGTCGCCGGTCACCACGATCACTTTCATGTGCGGCTGGGCGAATTTGACGCCGGTGGCAAACGGCAGCGCGCGCCCGTGGGTTGTGTGCAGGGAGTTGAAGTCCATGTAGACCGGCATCCGGCTGGTGCAGCCGATACCGGAAACCATGGCCACCTCGTCCTTGGACAGGTGGAGATTGTCGATTGCGCGGATAAGTGCGCTCATCACCACGCCGTTACCGCAGCCGGCGCACCAGACCGAGGGAAACTTCTTGCGTGGCCTGAGGTACTGGAGGATCACGTCGGATTTCTGTTTTTCGACAGTTGCGGTTGCCATCACAGCACCTCGTCAAGCTTCTCCAGCAACTGATGCGGCGTCAGTATTTCGCCGTCATAGCGCTGGATGGTGTGAATTTCGACATCGCGTGGCAGCACCCGCTGTACCTCGTGCACGATCTGTCCCATGTTTAATTCGCCTACAATGACCTTTCGGCAACGGGCGCACAACTCGATGAGCTGCTGGTCGGGGAACGGCCAGATAGTGAACAACTGAATGCTTCCCACTTTGAATCCGGCCTGGCGGGCGATCAATGCCGCCTGCTGGGCCGTCCGCGCGACCGTGCCGTAGGCGATGAAGGCCACCTCGGCGTCATCCATCATGTCAACCCGGATCTTCGCCAACTCATCGCGATAATTCTCGATCTTGAATTTGAGTTTGTCGAGTTTGGGGGCGATCTCATCGGCCCGATTGGTCGAGAACCCCATGATGTCGTGGGTGAGGCCGGTGACATTATAGCGGTACCCTTGACCATAGGCCGGCATGGGTGAAACCATATTGGGAGTCATGACGAACGGCACAAACTGTTCCGGCGGGACGGTCGGCGCCACTCGATTGATAATCGGATACTCGCCCGGTTCGGGAATCGTGACCATCTCACGCATGTGGCCGATCACCTCATCGAGAAGCACAGTGACGGGCGTCCGAAA
It contains:
- the mdh gene encoding malate dehydrogenase, coding for MNKKIAVIGAGNVGAACAQYLAEANLADIVLVDIIDGIPQGKALDLTQAGPVRGYNSRVTGSIDYKDIAGADIVVMTAGLARKPGMTREDLLTKNAEIVGSAAENIKKHAPKAFVIVVSNPLDLMTFHMQKVTGFPTNRVFGQAGVLDSIRFRTFVAMELGVAVTDTQAMVLGGHGDTMVPLPRYTTVSGVPISELISAERIKAICDRTADGGGEIVRLLKSGSAYYAPAAASVDMVKSVFADEKRVLAASAHLTGQYGIKDIYIGVPVVLGAKGLEKVLELKLDKDELGALQKSAATYKEHLKILGY
- a CDS encoding 3-hydroxyacyl-CoA dehydrogenase NAD-binding domain-containing protein, whose amino-acid sequence is MAKTKIVIIGAGVMGQGLAETISEAGHEVTMIDRNIKLAERGLKKIGEAIDREIGRWGYTKSDKKAILARIYPSADMSEMDGAELVLEAIWENLDEKRALLRELDAVCDPESVLITTTATLSISEIASATNHPQKVIGIHFLTPVTKVPLVEVVKGLKTDDATFRKAVEFAQMLDKKWITVNEYPGYVTTRIIVPMLNEAMHVLMEGTASAEDIDEAMKLGFGFNVGPLALADMMGLDVVMSWMMNLLGELADNKYSPCPLLRKLVRAGNLGVKTGKGFFEYDVEGNRLDARVNGAREATT
- the icd gene encoding isocitrate dehydrogenase (NADP(+)); protein product: MAKYKHIVVPAGGAPITVKNKKLVVPDNPIIPCIEGDGIGRDIMKATRRVVDAAVAKAYGGKKRIAWMDVYAGEKANELYDEWLPKETIDAVKKYYVGIKGPLTTPIGGGFRSLNVTIRQVMNLYACVRPVRYFPGVGSPVVHPERVNVVIFRENTEDVYAGIEWKKGSAEAKKVIAWLNKSMKTSIRPDSGVGIKPMSATGSKRLVRKAVQFAIDKNRKSVTLVHKGNIMKYTEGAFRDWGYEVATKEFGDRFVTEEDVTSKHGGTVPAGKIVIKDRIADSMFQQVLTRADEYDVVATPNLNGDYLSDALAAQVGGLGMAPGANIGDFIGMFEATHGTAPKYADKDMVNPGSLLLSAVLMLQYLGWDEAAVSIERALEKTIQQKTVTYDLERQMEGATRVSTSQFATHIINNL
- a CDS encoding 2-oxoacid:acceptor oxidoreductase subunit alpha, which encodes MAERKRRLMQGNAACVQGAIYAGMRFYAGYPITPSTEVAEGCARELPKIGGRFIQMEDEIASIAAVVGASVSGLKAMTATSGPGYSLMLENIGYAYMTETPCVIVNVQRGGPSTGLPTKVSQSDTMQARWGTHGDYTAIAVAPSSVGDTITETIRAFNLSERFRTPVTVLLDEVIGHMREMVTIPEPGEYPIINRVAPTVPPEQFVPFVMTPNMVSPMPAYGQGYRYNVTGLTHDIMGFSTNRADEIAPKLDKLKFKIENYRDELAKIRVDMMDDAEVAFIAYGTVARTAQQAALIARQAGFKVGSIQLFTIWPFPDQQLIELCARCRKVIVGELNMGQIVHEVQRVLPRDVEIHTIQRYDGEILTPHQLLEKLDEVL
- a CDS encoding 2-oxoacid:acceptor oxidoreductase family protein, whose amino-acid sequence is MSHKLLDKIQIPQDRFELRLSGSGGQGMILASVILGEAIGGGDGRNVTQSQSYGPEARGGASKSDVVISSNEIFYPKAIKLDLLLAMTQESMDKYYCDLKPDGTLIVDTTLVTEIPTESYYGLPFTRLAREEAGHVMVANVIALAAIAALTGIVSRESLTNSVLARAPRGTEEKNRKAIEIGFREALKIKKA
- a CDS encoding 2-oxoacid:ferredoxin oxidoreductase subunit beta; protein product: MATATVEKQKSDVILQYLRPRKKFPSVWCAGCGNGVVMSALIRAIDNLHLSKDEVAMVSGIGCTSRMPVYMDFNSLHTTHGRALPFATGVKFAQPHMKVIVVTGDGDALAIGGNHFIHACRRNIDITTILINNHIYGMTGGQGSPTTPANAFSTTTPYGNAEKSFDPCSLAQAAGASFVARGTVYHAPQLEKVIQQAIQHRGFSVVEAISNCHTYFGRLNRLGDAVAMLQTFKERTVTLAKSREMSAEELKDKFVIGVLHENDKTEFCDEYQRTVESVRGGK
- a CDS encoding acetate kinase; the encoded protein is MKILVLNCGSSSVKYQLIDMESQVALAKGLVSRIGMSESVLTHKPFDRPEVKVSAEILDHIVAVEYVVSILLSSNHGVIKDKNEINAIGHRVVHGGEEFTDSILITPELMSTLRQLIELAPLHNPHNIRGINACSKTLPNVPQVAVFDTAFHYQMPPFAYIYGIPYLFYKKYGIRRYGFHGTSHKYVSERAAKMLGRPLSELKIITCHLGNGASMAAVDRGVSVDTSMGFTPLEGLLMGTRSGDIDPAIILHIMAREELSLHEASTLLNKHSGLAGISGVSSDMREIISAAGSGNANAKLSLEVFCYRIRKYLGGYAAAMGGLDCIVFTAGVGENSPIVRQLSCQHLEFLGVLIDDTRNKAAIGKEVDISADGARVRVLSIPTNEELVIARDTQRIVEERAKVPAAKT
- a CDS encoding lactate racemase domain-containing protein → MTVSLAYGDVRLEVEIPEGVIVDSFDAARAPMNFGPVEFCERALAANLDAHLDGDSLLVVVNDAYRHTPTATVLTWLENLSPGVLNRAHFIIATGSHKPPNHEQLRSIFERHHDSVYSRVTSHDATDQSSMRCLGTDSFGAAVYGDQRLFEFEKVLVIGSVEPHFFAGFTGGRKSIFPGLMDLASIERNHNLANSLDAAPLKLKGNPVSEHLDALLDLLPIDNIVSIQLVADAHGGLAGAFIGDIRESFAQAVGLAEQIYSRKVKTRYDIALCELLSPLNKNLYQAQKALENCQLAVANGGAAIVISPCLEGIGSGYFFHLAETWDRQTNAPVDGVPRFGSHKLSRVNALSRRIDVCIHSELDDDVVRKVYFEPVRDVTAFVRDRTKGRSGARVAVVHDAGHTVLVT
- the ndk gene encoding nucleoside-diphosphate kinase — its product is MSKTLLMIKPDATERNLIGHVIARLEAARFRIVAMRLVRLSEAEARRFYAVHEGKPFLNSLVKYMSAGPIVTMALERDNAVLALRELVGATDPAKAACGTIRNEIGRDIEKNSVHASDSDDNAAKEIAFFFPG